Proteins encoded together in one Telopea speciosissima isolate NSW1024214 ecotype Mountain lineage chromosome 4, Tspe_v1, whole genome shotgun sequence window:
- the LOC122659363 gene encoding uncharacterized protein LOC122659363: protein MDTKGSSSGGVLKGRQKASTTLVSSSAFTFSDCLASFYKRCQDNIFRLQYGFTDRKFFESSMMSLKELSTMRPTDSKGSFFSWSTERWTEVQRGFLDRKEAEFSTLTQGSKTVLEYQQQFEDLLHFIPEHLRNEASKTKKFEKELKPEIGAMLSTIEIETYARMVDKAKTVEDRLKEKLTASQGSTKRPGGYQNYNWPNKTFKSPSNPSPLQYRRPKAGQISQSFCPAYSQSNHYTRQGSSQATTSVQTPRNNTPSRFQSTSRPFQPQDSRSQGKVYALTNEEAEADPEVMRGTLNIASIPAYVLFDSSVSHSFISSTFASKLNVSPKSIVHKLVVSTPTGSIVSLKEILDSCSVEIYRRNLMADLVRFDMKNFDAILGMDWLSTHGANVMCVERKIMFKPKSGDEFTYKSEPMKKPKKVTISVLQAKKLLNGGCQGSLATIMDLEVKVKPLEELDVVREFPDVFPEDLTQLSPEHETEFVIDLTPGAALVSKAPYQMALIELRELQIQLQDLSKKGFIQPSVSPWGVPDLFVKKKDGSMRMCINYRELNKLAIKNRYPLPRIDDLFDQLHGASVFSKIDLRSGYHQLRIKSSDISKTTFRTRYRHYEFLVLSFGLTNAPVAFMNMMNRVFHDVLDKYVIVFINDILVYSKNEEDHA from the exons ATGGATACCAAAGGCTCTTCTTCTGGCGGAGTACTGAAAGGTAGACAGAAGGCTAGCACAACATTGGTGTCATCATCAGCATTTACATTTTCAGATTGCTTGGCATCATTTTACAAGAGGTGTCAAGATAACATCTTTCGTTTGCAATATGGTTTCACTGACAGGAAATTCTTTGAGTCATCCATGATGTCTCTAAAGGAATTGTCAACAATGCGGCCTACCGATTCCAAGGGATCTTTCTTTAGCTGGAGCACTGAAAGGTGGACAGAAG ttcaaagaggttttcttgatagaaaagaagcagagTTCTCTACCCTCACACAAGGGTCAAAGACAGTATTGGAATACCAACAACAATTTGAGGACCTACTCCATTTTATACCAGAACATCTGAGAAATGAGGCAAGCAAgaccaagaaatttgagaaagaacTTAAACCTGAGATTGGAGCTATGTTGTCAACCATAGAGATTGAAACCTATGCTCGGATGGTTGATAAGGCTAAGACAGTTGAAGATAGACTGAAGGAAAAGTTGACTGCATCACAAGGGTCAACCAAAAGGCCTGGCGGTTACCAGAACTATAATTGGCCCAATAAGACTTTCAAGAGTCCCAGCAACCCTAGCCCATTACAGTATCGACGGCCGAAAGCTGGTCAAATTTCACAATCTTTCTGCCCGGCTTACAGCCAGTCAAACCATTATACTCGTCAGGGTTCTAGTCAAGCTACAACTTCCGTTCAGACTCCGCG GAATAACACACCCTCGAGGTTCCAATCAACTAGCCGGCCCTTCCAGCCCCAAGATAGCAGAAGCCAAGGGAAAGTTTATGCGCTGACCAACGAGGAAGCTGAAGCGGATCCAGAAGTAATGAGAG GTACTCTAAACATAGCATCTATTCCTGCGTATGTGCTTTTTGACTCTAGTGTATCGCATTCCTTCATTTCTAGTACCTTTGCTAGCAAGTTGAATGTATCCCCCAAGAGCATAGTGCACAAGCTTGTAGTTAGCACCCCAACTGGAAGCATAGTAAGCTTGAAGGAAATTCTCGACTCTTGCTCGGTAGAAATCTACAGGCGGAACTTGATGGCTGATCTGGTCAGATTCGACATGAAGAACTTTGATGCAATCCTAGGAATGGATTGGCTGTCCACTCAtggagcaaatgtcatgtgtgtgGAAAGGAAGATCATGTTTAAACCTAAGAGTGGGGATGAGTTTACCTACAAGAGTGAACCGATGAAAAAGCCTAAGAAGGTAACGATATCCGTACTCCAAGCGAAGAAGTTGTTGAACGGTGGATGCCAGGGATCTTTGGCAACAATTATGGATTTGGAAGTAAAGGTAAAACCATTGGAAGAGTTGGATGTAGTCCGGGAATTCCCTGACGTGTTTCCCGAAGACCTAACCCAACTGTCACCAGAGCATGAAACTGAGTTTGTAATAGACCTAACTCCTGGGGCAGCCCTGGTATCTAAGGCGCCGTATCAAATGGCACTCATAGAGTTGAGGGAGCTACAAATTCAACTGCAAGATCTTTCCAAGAAGGGATTTATCcaacccagtgtatctccttggggagtaCCAGAcctgtttgtaaagaagaaggatggaagcatgcgTATGTGCATTAACTATCGAGAGCTGAACAAACTCGCAATTAAGAACcgatacccattgccacgcATTGACGAtttatttgatcagttacatgGTGCAAGTGTCTTCTCGAAGATTGATCTTAGATCGGGGTATCATCAGTTGAGAATCAAGAGCAGTGATATCTCAAAAACAACTTTTAGAACTAGATACAGACACTATGAGTTCCTAGTGCTATCCTTCGGTTTAACAAATGCCCCCGTGGCGTTCATGAatatgatgaatagggtgttccacgatgttctgGATAAATACGTCATAGTCTTTATCAACGACATTCTAgtctactccaagaatgaggaagatcATGCGTGA